From the genome of Cytophagia bacterium CHB2:
GCGATTTTTTTTCAAGGGTACTTAGCAACGGAGGAGCGGATGAAGATTTTAATCACCGGTTCGACGGGATTGATCGGCTCGGCTTTGATTCAGGCGCTGCGCGCGGAAGGCCATCACCTGGTGCGCTTGATTCGCACGCCCATAACC
Proteins encoded in this window:
- a CDS encoding NAD-dependent epimerase/dehydratase family protein; this translates as MKILITGSTGLIGSALIQALRAEGHHLVRLIRTPIT